The following coding sequences lie in one Phycicoccus duodecadis genomic window:
- a CDS encoding spermidine synthase: protein MRIEELDWAETPWGEISLRRRRDPVTDRDVYEVKLGDDYLMSSQFVQGEQELSRIGLRAATGTRLTVLVGGLGLGYTAVAALEDDRVAELTVVEALEQVVSWHRRDLLPDTRGLAADQRVRLVRDDFFELVRAGRADRTYDAVLVDIDHAPDWLLREDHGDLYTVEGFARLGRMLTDDGVFALWSDEPPEPEVVRRMAGAFEQADAHVVPFPNPLTGGESTNTVYLAVRPRR from the coding sequence GTGAGGATCGAGGAGCTCGACTGGGCCGAGACGCCGTGGGGTGAGATCAGCCTCCGCCGGCGCCGTGACCCCGTCACCGACCGCGACGTCTACGAGGTCAAGCTCGGCGACGACTACCTGATGTCGAGCCAGTTCGTCCAAGGGGAGCAGGAGCTCTCACGCATCGGGCTGCGGGCGGCGACGGGCACCCGGCTGACGGTCCTGGTCGGCGGCCTGGGCCTGGGCTACACGGCTGTCGCCGCCCTCGAGGACGACCGCGTCGCCGAGCTCACCGTGGTCGAGGCACTGGAGCAGGTGGTCTCCTGGCACCGGCGCGACCTGCTGCCCGACACCCGCGGGCTGGCCGCCGACCAGCGGGTCCGCCTCGTCCGCGACGACTTCTTCGAGCTGGTGCGCGCCGGTCGTGCCGACCGCACCTACGACGCCGTGCTGGTCGACATCGACCACGCGCCCGACTGGCTGCTGCGCGAGGACCACGGCGACCTCTACACCGTCGAGGGGTTCGCGCGGCTGGGCCGGATGCTCACCGACGACGGCGTCTTCGCGCTCTGGTCCGACGAGCCGCCCGAGCCCGAGGTCGTCCGGCGGATGGCGGGGGCGTTCGAGCAGGCTGACGCCCACGTCGTGCCGTTCCCCAACCCGCTGACCGGCGGGGAGTCGACCAACACCGTGTACCTGGCCGTCCGCCCGCGACGCTGA